A genomic stretch from Sporolituus thermophilus DSM 23256 includes:
- a CDS encoding hydantoinase/oxoprolinase family protein has translation MLLGIDVGGTFTDAVIVEGGQVVAQAKRPTTHGELLAGILAAMDAALAGLTADSIERVALSTTIVTNALVENKTDQVGLIIIPGPGLDITGMVPEEPVVLSGYIDHRGREVAAPTQAEVTAACRRFAGRRVFAVSGKFAVRNPAHELTVAQWVEQAARPEHITLASQVCGSLNFWRRTNSAYYNAAVWRRFAAFADAVEQALAERGITAPVYILKADGGTLPLPAARRQPVEAVFTGPAASVLGIMALTDVADEAVSLDIGGTTTDIALWQSGAPLFAARGASINGYPTAVRAFWLKSVGVGGDSFVRREGDSIAVGPERRGPAMAAGGPVPTVADAMIVAGIASFGDREQALAAMRQLDPARHAEETARTVLDAAAATICRAIAAMLAEHHNRPVYKVDDIVHSLQFTPRRIVAVGGAAALATVVATKLGLPVHVPDRAVVANAIGAAVARPTLTVTVRADTAQGYYTVAEQSLRAPLARRQLRLADMRDLAGRHLAERAAQLGIPVGEAETVYEEEFNLVRGFSTTGKILTCQQQIRPGVVTAWREGRGSDAR, from the coding sequence ATGTTACTGGGGATCGATGTGGGCGGGACGTTTACGGACGCCGTTATCGTTGAGGGCGGCCAGGTCGTTGCCCAGGCCAAACGCCCTACTACCCACGGTGAGCTTCTGGCCGGAATTCTCGCCGCGATGGATGCCGCTTTGGCCGGACTTACGGCCGACAGCATCGAACGGGTGGCGCTGTCGACGACGATTGTTACCAACGCCCTGGTGGAAAATAAGACCGACCAAGTCGGCCTTATAATCATTCCCGGGCCGGGACTGGACATCACCGGTATGGTGCCGGAAGAACCGGTAGTGCTGTCCGGCTATATTGATCATCGGGGACGGGAAGTGGCGGCGCCCACCCAAGCGGAGGTAACCGCGGCCTGCCGCCGGTTTGCCGGCCGGCGCGTTTTTGCCGTTTCCGGTAAATTTGCCGTACGCAATCCGGCCCATGAGCTGACCGTGGCCCAGTGGGTCGAACAGGCGGCCCGGCCGGAACATATTACGCTGGCTTCTCAAGTTTGCGGGTCGCTCAATTTTTGGCGGCGGACCAATTCAGCCTACTATAACGCCGCCGTGTGGCGCCGGTTTGCCGCTTTTGCCGATGCGGTCGAACAGGCGTTGGCCGAGCGCGGCATTACCGCGCCGGTATATATTCTCAAAGCCGACGGCGGGACACTGCCCCTGCCGGCCGCCAGGCGCCAACCCGTGGAAGCCGTGTTCACCGGTCCGGCGGCCAGTGTCCTGGGCATCATGGCTTTGACCGACGTGGCCGATGAAGCTGTATCGCTGGATATTGGCGGCACCACTACCGACATTGCTTTATGGCAGAGCGGCGCGCCGCTTTTTGCCGCCCGGGGCGCCAGCATCAACGGCTATCCGACGGCAGTAAGGGCCTTTTGGCTTAAATCGGTAGGGGTTGGCGGCGACAGCTTTGTACGCCGGGAAGGAGACTCTATTGCCGTTGGCCCTGAGCGGCGCGGCCCGGCCATGGCCGCCGGCGGTCCTGTGCCGACGGTTGCGGATGCCATGATTGTTGCCGGCATAGCCAGTTTTGGCGACCGCGAACAGGCACTGGCGGCGATGCGCCAGCTCGACCCGGCTAGGCATGCGGAGGAAACGGCCCGCACCGTTTTGGACGCGGCCGCCGCGACGATTTGTCGGGCCATTGCCGCTATGTTGGCGGAACATCACAACCGGCCGGTTTATAAGGTGGATGACATTGTTCATAGCCTACAGTTTACTCCCCGCCGCATCGTTGCCGTCGGCGGCGCCGCCGCCCTGGCGACGGTAGTGGCAACTAAATTGGGCCTGCCGGTGCACGTTCCTGATCGGGCGGTAGTGGCTAATGCCATCGGTGCGGCTGTTGCCCGGCCGACGCTTACCGTAACGGTACGGGCTGATACGGCCCAGGGGTATTATACGGTCGCAGAACAGTCCTTACGCGCACCGCTCGCGCGGCGGCAGCTCCGGCTGGCGGACATGCGCGACTTGGCCGGCCGTCACTTGGCCGAGCGGGCGGCGCAGCTTGGCATTCCGGTCGGTGAAGCGGAAACGGTTTATGAGGAAGAGTTCAATCTGGTACGCGGTTTTAGTACGACCGGCAAAATTTTAACTTGTCAGCAGCAAATTCGGCCAGGGGTTGTTACCGCCTGGCGTGAAGGGAGGGGCAGCGATGCCAGGTAA
- a CDS encoding coenzyme F420-0:L-glutamate ligase: MAELKLEPVRTRILTPKDNIVDIIEEYAKDRVGPGDVVSVAESVVAITQGRIIRPEELKPGFLARIMCRFVPQKGSLSSIYGMQAAMNHEGEWRMFFAMIIGMLAKLVGKSGVFYELAGEQAALIDDVTGTMPPFDKHIVYGPANPSGVAEEIKKRLGCYGAAVADVNDLKRAAVLGVTEGLDPKRLAQILIDNPFGNASEQTPIVIIKNYAEVEARTPAAG; the protein is encoded by the coding sequence ATGGCGGAGCTAAAGTTGGAGCCGGTGCGCACGCGCATTTTGACTCCCAAAGATAATATTGTGGATATCATTGAAGAATATGCTAAAGACCGGGTTGGACCGGGCGATGTTGTTTCCGTGGCCGAAAGCGTCGTCGCCATTACCCAAGGGCGGATTATCCGGCCGGAAGAACTTAAACCGGGCTTTTTGGCGCGGATTATGTGCCGGTTTGTGCCGCAGAAGGGAAGCCTGTCCAGTATTTATGGCATGCAGGCGGCCATGAACCATGAAGGGGAGTGGCGCATGTTTTTTGCCATGATTATCGGCATGCTGGCCAAACTGGTCGGCAAGAGCGGTGTTTTCTACGAGCTGGCCGGCGAGCAGGCGGCGCTGATTGATGATGTCACCGGTACCATGCCGCCCTTTGACAAACATATTGTGTATGGGCCGGCCAATCCGAGCGGGGTAGCGGAAGAGATTAAAAAGCGGCTGGGCTGCTATGGCGCGGCGGTCGCCGATGTCAACGACCTGAAACGAGCGGCCGTGCTGGGCGTTACCGAAGGGCTCGACCCCAAGCGCCTGGCGCAGATTCTTATTGATAATCCCTTTGGCAACGCGTCGGAACAGACGCCGATCGTGATTATCAAAAACTATGCCGAGGTAGAGGCCCGCACGCCGGCGGCAGGTTAA
- the murI gene encoding glutamate racemase, giving the protein MGDNRPIGVCDSGIGGLTVVKELLELMPDEHFIYFGDTARIPYGDRPPTEILTFMRQILRFFTEQKVKMVVVACNTMTAVGLDMARREFPFPVVGVNTGIRSALAASRSGRIGVIATQATVASGLHERTARAIDAKAVVALQACPKLVPLIEREQLEGPAVEAAVAEYLRPLRDAGVDALILGCTHYPFINPVISRYLGPAVTIVNPARETALDAASLLAGHDLWGEGPGSVRFCFSADLERAKRLTARIIPGPLPAFEKVDMTSMPDV; this is encoded by the coding sequence ATGGGAGACAATCGGCCGATTGGCGTATGTGATTCCGGAATTGGCGGGCTGACGGTAGTCAAAGAGTTATTGGAACTGATGCCTGACGAGCACTTTATCTATTTCGGCGATACGGCCCGCATACCCTACGGTGATCGTCCGCCGACGGAAATCTTGACCTTTATGCGGCAAATTTTGCGGTTCTTTACGGAACAAAAGGTAAAAATGGTGGTAGTAGCCTGCAATACTATGACCGCGGTTGGCCTCGATATGGCTCGGCGCGAGTTTCCCTTTCCGGTGGTGGGGGTCAATACCGGCATACGGTCGGCGTTAGCGGCCAGCCGGAGCGGACGGATCGGCGTCATCGCCACCCAGGCGACGGTGGCCAGCGGCCTGCACGAGCGGACGGCCAGGGCGATTGATGCGAAGGCCGTTGTCGCTCTTCAAGCCTGTCCCAAGCTGGTGCCGTTAATCGAACGGGAACAACTGGAAGGTCCGGCAGTGGAAGCGGCAGTGGCCGAGTATCTTCGGCCGCTCCGGGATGCAGGCGTGGATGCGCTTATTCTTGGCTGTACCCATTATCCGTTTATTAACCCTGTTATTAGCCGCTATCTGGGACCGGCGGTAACCATTGTCAACCCGGCCCGGGAAACGGCTTTGGACGCGGCCAGCTTGCTGGCCGGGCATGACCTTTGGGGTGAAGGGCCGGGTTCGGTGCGGTTTTGTTTTTCCGCTGACCTGGAGCGGGCCAAGCGGCTGACGGCCCGCATTATCCCCGGGCCGCTTCCTGCCTTTGAAAAAGTTGACATGACGAGCATGCCAGACGTCTAA
- a CDS encoding acyl-CoA thioesterase: MVTVRDKVRFVETDMMGVVHHSNYFRWFEMGRVEYLRQVGIYLLDLMDQGILFPITDVSCQYRASARFDDYILVETDLIEVSRVKMVFAYRVVREADGVLLATGRTQNVFTDQNGKIIRLPHSIYAKLAQAAQRYIE, from the coding sequence ATGGTCACGGTACGAGATAAGGTAAGGTTTGTGGAAACAGATATGATGGGAGTTGTCCACCACTCGAACTATTTCCGCTGGTTTGAGATGGGGCGGGTGGAATATCTGCGCCAGGTAGGCATTTACCTGCTCGACCTTATGGACCAAGGCATCCTGTTTCCAATTACCGATGTCAGTTGTCAATACCGCGCCTCGGCCCGGTTTGACGATTACATACTTGTTGAAACGGATCTCATTGAGGTTTCCCGTGTCAAGATGGTCTTTGCGTATCGGGTCGTGCGCGAAGCAGACGGGGTGCTGCTGGCGACTGGCCGTACGCAAAACGTTTTTACCGACCAAAACGGTAAAATTATCCGCTTGCCGCATTCGATTTACGCCAAGTTGGCGCAAGCGGCCCAGCGCTACATAGAATGA
- a CDS encoding DUF3842 family protein codes for MRIAVVDGMGGGLGVQLVTHITSQLGDKAEVIALGTNALATNNMVRAGAARGATGENAVRVTLRKADIVVGPIGIVIPNALLGEITPGIAEAVASCDARKILIPVSQNHFDIVGLENRPLVTLIKEAAAKVCELVQEKEEV; via the coding sequence ATGCGCATAGCGGTAGTGGACGGCATGGGCGGCGGCCTTGGCGTCCAGCTTGTCACGCACATCACATCCCAGCTGGGGGATAAAGCGGAAGTAATTGCCCTCGGCACCAATGCCCTGGCTACCAATAACATGGTACGGGCCGGCGCAGCCCGCGGGGCAACCGGCGAAAATGCGGTCAGGGTTACCTTGCGCAAGGCCGATATTGTCGTCGGCCCGATCGGGATTGTCATTCCCAATGCTCTTCTGGGGGAAATAACTCCCGGTATCGCCGAAGCGGTCGCGTCCTGCGATGCGCGCAAAATTTTAATTCCCGTTAGTCAAAACCACTTTGATATCGTCGGCCTGGAAAACCGTCCGCTGGTAACCCTGATTAAGGAAGCGGCGGCCAAGGTGTGCGAATTGGTACAGGAGAAAGAGGAAGTCTGA